From Coffea arabica cultivar ET-39 chromosome 2e, Coffea Arabica ET-39 HiFi, whole genome shotgun sequence, the proteins below share one genomic window:
- the LOC113729873 gene encoding CYP enzymes assisting alcohol dehydrogenase isoform X1 has product MSTRNSSNIIACKGVVCWGKGEAPKVEEIEVEPPRSGEVRVKMLFASLCHTDVLCCNGFPTPLFPRVLGHEGVGQIESVGEEVFHLKVGDMVIPTYLGECKKCNNCISGKTNLCETYPLQAFTGLMPDGSSRMSIITSGRRQMLYQFLSCSTWSQYTIVDANYVVKMDSRLALPHASFLSCGFTTGFGATWKEAKVEKGSTVAIFGLGAVGLGVSATSTCQMLGRGTMRLGFRAVLTAVEGARVRGAAQIVGIDINKDKREKGEAFGMTHYINPKAIGDISISEMVKELTNGRGVDYSFECTGVPDLVNEALETTKMGVGKTIMLGAGTQKSMEIDFISLLGCRTFKYSIFGGVKVQSDLPVVIDKCINKEIQKLDQLLTHEIQLKDINRAFDLLKEPDCVKVLIQL; this is encoded by the exons ATGTCGACCCGCAATAGCTCCAACATCATAGCTTGCAAAG gcgTTGTTTGCTGGGGAAAAGGCGAGGCACCCAAGGTAGAAGAGATAGAGGTGGAACCTCCGAGATCAGGTGAAGTTAGGGTAAAGATGTTATTTGCCAGCCTTTGTCACACTGATGTCTTATGCTGCAATGGCTTTCCAACG CCTCTATTTCCTCGAGTTCTGGGACATGAAGGTGTTGG CCAGATAGAGAGTGTCGGTGAAGAAGTCTTTCACCTCAAAGTGGGAGACATGGTCATTCCTACGTACTTGGGGGAGTGTAAAAAATGCAACAACTGTATTTCCGGAAAGACCAACCTATGCGAGACCTACCCCTTGCAAGCTTTCACCGGATTAATGCCAGATGGTTCATCAAGAATGTCCATTATAACTTCAGGTCGCCGCCAAATGCTGTACCAATTTCTTAGTTGCTCCACATGGTCCCAGTATACCATTGTAGACGCTAACTACGTCGTGAAGATGGATTCACGGCTAGCTCTACCACACGCTAGCTTCCTGTCCTGCGGTTTCACCACTGGGTTTGGAGCAACTTGGAAAGAAGCCAAGGTTGAAAAAGGTTCTACCGTTGCTATTTTTGGCCTTGGCGCTGTTGGATTGGGAGTAAGTGCAACATCAACATGCCAAATGTTAGGACGAGGGACGATGCGGTTAGGATTTCGTGCAGTTCTAACG GCAGTTGAGGGTGCTCGAGTGCGCGGAGCAGCACAAATTGTAGGCATTGACATCAACAAAGACAAGCGCGAAAAGGGGGAAGCTTTTGGAATGACGCATTATATAAACCCCAAAGCCATTGGTGATATATCCATCTCAGAAATGGTGAAAGAGCTAACTAATGGACGAGGAGTGGACTATAGCTTTGAATGCACGGGGGTTCCTGATTTGGTTAACGAAGCTTTGGAAACCACCAAAATG GGAGTAGGGAAAACGATAATGCTTGGAGCAGGGACTCAAAAGAGCATGGAAATCGACTTCATTTCCCTGCTTGGATGCAGAACATTCAAATACTCTATTTTTGGTGGGGTTAAAGTCCAGTCTGACCTTCCAGTTGTGATTGACAAATGCATCAATAAG GAGATACAGAAACTAGATCAGCTTTTAACTCATGAAATTCAACTCAAGGACATAAACCGAGCCTTTGATCTACTGAAGGAACCTGACTGCGTCAAGGTTCTCATCCAGTTATGA
- the LOC113729873 gene encoding CYP enzymes assisting alcohol dehydrogenase isoform X2, protein MSTRNSSNIIACKGVVCWGKGEAPKVEEIEVEPPRSGEVRVKMLFASLCHTDVLCCNGFPTPLFPRVLGHEGVGQIESVGEEVFHLKVGDMVIPTYLGECKKCNNCISGKTNLCETYPLQAFTGLMPDGSSRMSIITSGRRQMLYQFLSCSTWSQYTIVDANYVVKMDSRLALPHASFLSCGFTTGFGATWKEAKVEKGSTVAIFGLGAVGLGAVEGARVRGAAQIVGIDINKDKREKGEAFGMTHYINPKAIGDISISEMVKELTNGRGVDYSFECTGVPDLVNEALETTKMGVGKTIMLGAGTQKSMEIDFISLLGCRTFKYSIFGGVKVQSDLPVVIDKCINKEIQKLDQLLTHEIQLKDINRAFDLLKEPDCVKVLIQL, encoded by the exons ATGTCGACCCGCAATAGCTCCAACATCATAGCTTGCAAAG gcgTTGTTTGCTGGGGAAAAGGCGAGGCACCCAAGGTAGAAGAGATAGAGGTGGAACCTCCGAGATCAGGTGAAGTTAGGGTAAAGATGTTATTTGCCAGCCTTTGTCACACTGATGTCTTATGCTGCAATGGCTTTCCAACG CCTCTATTTCCTCGAGTTCTGGGACATGAAGGTGTTGG CCAGATAGAGAGTGTCGGTGAAGAAGTCTTTCACCTCAAAGTGGGAGACATGGTCATTCCTACGTACTTGGGGGAGTGTAAAAAATGCAACAACTGTATTTCCGGAAAGACCAACCTATGCGAGACCTACCCCTTGCAAGCTTTCACCGGATTAATGCCAGATGGTTCATCAAGAATGTCCATTATAACTTCAGGTCGCCGCCAAATGCTGTACCAATTTCTTAGTTGCTCCACATGGTCCCAGTATACCATTGTAGACGCTAACTACGTCGTGAAGATGGATTCACGGCTAGCTCTACCACACGCTAGCTTCCTGTCCTGCGGTTTCACCACTGGGTTTGGAGCAACTTGGAAAGAAGCCAAGGTTGAAAAAGGTTCTACCGTTGCTATTTTTGGCCTTGGCGCTGTTGGATTGGGA GCAGTTGAGGGTGCTCGAGTGCGCGGAGCAGCACAAATTGTAGGCATTGACATCAACAAAGACAAGCGCGAAAAGGGGGAAGCTTTTGGAATGACGCATTATATAAACCCCAAAGCCATTGGTGATATATCCATCTCAGAAATGGTGAAAGAGCTAACTAATGGACGAGGAGTGGACTATAGCTTTGAATGCACGGGGGTTCCTGATTTGGTTAACGAAGCTTTGGAAACCACCAAAATG GGAGTAGGGAAAACGATAATGCTTGGAGCAGGGACTCAAAAGAGCATGGAAATCGACTTCATTTCCCTGCTTGGATGCAGAACATTCAAATACTCTATTTTTGGTGGGGTTAAAGTCCAGTCTGACCTTCCAGTTGTGATTGACAAATGCATCAATAAG GAGATACAGAAACTAGATCAGCTTTTAACTCATGAAATTCAACTCAAGGACATAAACCGAGCCTTTGATCTACTGAAGGAACCTGACTGCGTCAAGGTTCTCATCCAGTTATGA
- the LOC113729874 gene encoding uncharacterized protein translates to MIAHLHWHDYKKKYGKLDEFVSSHPELFVIDGDYIQLREGAQEIIAATAAIAKVAAAAAAAAVTSSYSSLVPSVAVTPMAQSHRLKKAPSTESTSGKSDRSIFKEYAVSRPSNAIDNSSQLSAMKNQHPNGVSLSNSEGVSNVKILSKPTDHTGMNSSESTHGQSMLLTYGNGTNSEKNDFGSSQNKGSTQWKTSGSVVGNQQGRVVGAAASPRR, encoded by the exons ATGATTGCCCATCTACATTGGCATGATTACAAGAAGAAGTACGGGAAGCTTGATGAGTTTGTCTCCAGCCATCCTGAA TTATTTGTAATTGATGGAGACTACATACAACTTCGAGAAGGTGCACAAGAAATCATAGCAGCTACAGCAGCTATTGCCAaggttgctgctgctgctgccgcTGCCGCTGTAACATCGTCTTACTCATCATTGGTGCCTTCTGTTGCTGTGACTCCGATGGCTCAGTCTCACCGGTTGAAGAAAGCTCCATCAACGGAGTCCACATCTGGAAAGTCTGACAGGAGCATTTTTAAGGAGTATGCAGTGTCCAGGCCTTCAAATGCCATCGATAATTCATCTCAGCTATCTGCAATGAAGAACCAGCATCCAAATGGTGTTTCCCTTAGCAACAGTGAAGGTGTGTCAAATGTAAAAATCTTGAGTAAACCTACGGATCACACGGGAATGAATAGCTCTGAGAGCACGCATGGGCAATCTATGCTATTGACATATGGAAATGGAACAAATTCTGAGAAGAATGATTTTGGCAGCTCCCAAAACAAGGGTTCAACTCAATGGAAGACCAGTGGGAGTGTAGTTGGAAATCAGCAGGGCAG GGTGGTTGGTGCTGCTGCAAGTCCTAGGAGATA G